The sequence below is a genomic window from Mycobacterium heidelbergense.
GGGGAGACCATCTGCCGGCAGGGCCAGCAGCACGCCAGCACCATCCGGGCGGTGCTGGTCGAGGTGTCGCGCCGCCCGGCCCTCAACGACGCCCTGCAACACCAATTCCTCGATCAGCGCAAAGCCCTGTTCCAGCACATCCTGCAACGGGCGGTCGACCGGGGTGAGATCGCCGAGGTCGCGATCGCCGACGAACTCTGGGACCTGCTGCCCGGATACCTCATCTTTCGCTCCATCATTCCCGGCCAGGCGCCCACCCGGCGCACCGTGCAAGCCCTTGTCGACGACTTCATCGTCCCCGGCCTCACCCGGTCCCGTAGGTATCAGGACCGTTGATGGTTGTGGAGGAAAGTGTACGGCCTCGTCTCTTGTGCAGTACTGGTCAGTACCGTAGGGTCGTATCCAACGATCGCGGGCACAGCGCCAGCGTGACCGTGTCGCCCGAGCATCGAAAGGCCAACGGGTGAAGGGGATTTCGATGATGTCCCTCGTCAGGCGAGGGTGGGTGGCGCTGGTCGTCGTCGTGGTCGTGACCGTCGCGGGGTTCTGCGTCTATCGACTGCACGGGATCTTCGGATCCCACAACAATACGTCGGCCGGCGGCGGGATCTCGGAACAGACCGAACCGTTCAACCCGAAGCGCATCACCCTTGAGGTCTTTGGTGACCCCGGAGCGGTGGCAACCATCAATTACGTGGACATCAATGTCCAGCCGCGGCAAGTCCTGAACGCGACCCTGCCGTGGTCGTTGACCATGGTCACGACGCAGCCCGGGGCCTTCAGCAACCTTGTGGCGCAAGGCAACAGCGCTTCCCTCGGCTGTCGCATCACCGTCGACGGGGAACTCAAGGACGAGAGGATCGTCAAC
It includes:
- a CDS encoding TetR/AcrR family transcriptional regulator, with the protein product MTQTAGGCAGSSPWSPREAELLAVTLRLLQEHGYDGLTVDAVVGEARASKATVYRRWPSKAELVLAAFIEGIRQVAVPPETGTLRGDLLQLGETICRQGQQHASTIRAVLVEVSRRPALNDALQHQFLDQRKALFQHILQRAVDRGEIAEVAIADELWDLLPGYLIFRSIIPGQAPTRRTVQALVDDFIVPGLTRSRRYQDR
- a CDS encoding MmpS family transport accessory protein is translated as MMSLVRRGWVALVVVVVVTVAGFCVYRLHGIFGSHNNTSAGGGISEQTEPFNPKRITLEVFGDPGAVATINYVDINVQPRQVLNATLPWSLTMVTTQPGAFSNLVAQGNSASLGCRITVDGELKDERIVNQVNAYTFCLVKSA